Proteins encoded together in one Coriobacteriia bacterium window:
- a CDS encoding V-type ATP synthase subunit E translates to MAIEDIFRALEEQADGEVNHILHVATVQSDTVEHEARDEAQRITGAKIEATDAAVRAKATKAVNAARLQVKRDLAEVRDGAVDAVFAEAANHLAAMRGTAEYERVFTALAKEAFTGMESDCELQVAPADADLAAKVVRDLGLTASVSPTLDTIGGLVVSAHGGRVVRRNTFESRMIKARSLAGAKVAEVLTS, encoded by the coding sequence ATGGCGATTGAGGACATCTTCAGAGCGCTTGAGGAACAGGCCGACGGCGAAGTGAACCACATACTGCACGTTGCCACGGTGCAGTCGGACACGGTCGAGCACGAGGCACGGGACGAAGCGCAGCGGATCACGGGAGCCAAGATCGAGGCCACCGATGCGGCGGTTCGCGCCAAGGCGACCAAGGCCGTCAATGCTGCTCGCCTGCAGGTCAAGCGAGACCTGGCCGAAGTGCGCGACGGCGCGGTCGATGCCGTCTTCGCTGAAGCGGCGAACCACCTCGCAGCGATGCGAGGCACGGCCGAGTACGAGCGTGTCTTCACGGCGCTGGCGAAGGAAGCCTTCACCGGCATGGAGAGCGATTGTGAGCTCCAGGTGGCGCCCGCGGATGCCGATCTGGCGGCGAAGGTCGTTCGCGACCTCGGCTTGACGGCGAGTGTGTCACCGACGCTCGATACCATCGGAGGGCTCGTGGTATCGGCGCACGGGGGTCGTGTGGTTCGCAGGAACACGTTCGAGAGCCGGATGATCAAGGCCCGCAGCCTTGCCGGCGCGAAGGTTGCCGAGGTCCTGACTTCATGA
- a CDS encoding V-type ATPase subunit: MSERASSADYVYRPRGREYGYSNARIRGMRSRLLKQSFFDELMSSKNIGDVISKVMQTEYGPDLEGRILHGRNATQVDEALKDNMTRTFRKVLLHSNDEATALVTTLLGRWDLFNVKTIIRGKHMSLSEDEIVDSLMTVGQLSQVDADELARQPDIRSVVDTLATWGLPFAVPLREVMPQYEEEDDLSLLELALDRYYYQWAAKRLKGRRENTQIARVFLGAQVDTMNLLTSIRLLNADLGEGDASRFFLPGGDVVDEALFLELSAMSDVDEVFNRIKKTPYGKPLDEAALQYMEHGSISVFERALEDYLFRIAFDTGKGDPLGIGLTISYLWAKANEVTNLRIVVKGVSVGMPEGRMREELIVV, from the coding sequence ATGAGCGAGCGCGCGTCATCAGCAGACTACGTCTACCGGCCGCGGGGCCGGGAGTACGGCTACTCGAACGCCCGCATCCGCGGGATGCGTTCGCGTCTGCTGAAGCAGTCGTTCTTCGACGAGCTCATGTCGTCGAAGAACATCGGCGATGTCATCTCGAAGGTCATGCAGACGGAGTACGGTCCCGACCTTGAGGGACGGATCTTGCACGGGCGCAATGCGACCCAGGTGGACGAGGCGCTGAAAGACAACATGACGCGCACGTTCCGCAAGGTCCTCTTGCACTCCAACGATGAGGCGACCGCGCTGGTGACGACGCTTCTCGGCAGGTGGGACCTGTTCAACGTCAAGACCATCATCCGCGGCAAGCATATGAGCCTTTCCGAGGATGAGATCGTTGATAGCCTCATGACCGTCGGCCAGCTCTCGCAGGTCGACGCGGACGAACTCGCACGACAGCCCGACATCCGCAGCGTGGTCGACACGCTTGCGACCTGGGGTCTTCCCTTCGCAGTCCCACTGCGGGAGGTCATGCCGCAGTACGAAGAGGAGGACGACCTGTCGCTTCTGGAGCTGGCGCTCGACCGCTACTACTATCAGTGGGCGGCCAAGCGCCTCAAGGGCCGACGGGAGAACACGCAGATCGCGCGGGTATTCCTCGGCGCGCAGGTCGACACCATGAACCTGCTGACGAGCATCAGGTTGCTCAACGCCGATCTGGGCGAGGGCGACGCGTCACGGTTCTTCCTCCCCGGAGGCGATGTGGTCGACGAAGCGCTCTTCCTTGAGCTGTCCGCGATGTCCGACGTTGACGAGGTGTTCAACCGCATCAAGAAGACGCCGTATGGCAAGCCGCTCGACGAGGCGGCCCTGCAGTACATGGAGCACGGTTCCATCTCGGTGTTCGAACGCGCGCTGGAGGACTACCTCTTCCGCATCGCATTCGATACGGGCAAGGGCGATCCGCTCGGCATTGGTCTCACCATCAGCTACCTGTGGGCGAAGGCGAACGAAGTCACGAACCTGCGCATCGTGGTGAAGGGCGTGTCTGTGGGCATGCCCGAGGGGCGTATGAGGGAGGAGCTCATCGTTGTATAA
- a CDS encoding V-type ATP synthase subunit F, producing MYKLIVLTDPDTADGFGLAGVTVQVADSPEDARRKLAALIDDDDSGIVAVNEAFMVDIDERTQQKINQSYRPIVISLPIREQLATEEDHRAYLSRLIRRAIGFDITLRRG from the coding sequence TTGTATAAGCTCATCGTCCTCACCGACCCCGACACGGCAGATGGTTTCGGTCTCGCCGGCGTCACCGTACAGGTTGCCGATTCGCCGGAAGATGCGCGGCGCAAGCTCGCGGCGCTCATCGACGACGACGATAGCGGGATCGTGGCCGTGAACGAGGCGTTCATGGTCGATATCGACGAACGGACGCAACAGAAGATCAACCAGTCGTACCGGCCGATCGTGATCTCCCTGCCGATACGCGAACAGCTGGCGACCGAAGAGGACCATAGGGCGTACCTCTCGCGCCTGATCAGACGGGCCATCGGATTCGACATTACACTGAGGCGAGGCTGA
- a CDS encoding V-type ATP synthase subunit A, producing the protein MMIVGKLSKITGPVVVADGMTGTKMYDVVRVGDAGLMGEVIRLEGELATIQVYEDTSGLLIGEPVESTEGALKLELGPGLLTSIYDGIQRPLPVIAEETGSDFIARGTVASALNRTKLWEFTPVAEVGQAVSGGDVIGTTPEGATVLHRVMVPPKTQGTIASIVAAGSYTIDDVIAVLDNGTEIKMSQWWPVRYGRPYKRKLDPTTPFMTGMRILDTFFPVALGGNAIIPGGFGTGKTVTQQSLAKWADVDIIIYVGCGERGNEMTEVLAEFPELDDPRTGHKLMDRTVLVANTSNMPVAAREASIYTGVTLAEYYRDMGYNVAMMADSTSRWGEALREVSGRLEEMPGEEGYPAYLATRLASFYERSGRVEALGDGDRVGSVTMVGAVSPPGGDMSEPMTQNSLRVTGAFWALDTSLAHRRHFPAISWTKSYTLYLSQVQDWFESEVADDWRAVRERAMFILQKETELQEIVQLVGPDALPETEKIILEVARMIREDFLQQFAFDAIDAYCPPKKAYWILKTILAFNDAATQAMSRGVSLRQVLQLPSRDEISTLKTTPHDEALERMPVLVQQIGEQIAGIEVM; encoded by the coding sequence CTGATGATTGTCGGAAAGCTCTCAAAGATCACCGGTCCTGTCGTCGTCGCCGACGGCATGACGGGGACCAAGATGTACGACGTCGTCCGGGTCGGCGATGCCGGCCTCATGGGCGAGGTCATCAGGCTCGAAGGCGAACTCGCCACGATCCAGGTCTACGAAGACACGTCGGGCCTGCTCATCGGCGAGCCGGTCGAGTCCACCGAAGGCGCGCTCAAGCTCGAGCTCGGCCCCGGGCTGCTGACGTCGATCTACGACGGTATTCAGCGTCCGCTGCCGGTGATCGCGGAGGAAACGGGAAGCGACTTCATCGCCCGTGGAACCGTGGCGAGCGCGCTGAACCGCACCAAGCTCTGGGAGTTCACGCCTGTGGCGGAGGTCGGGCAGGCGGTGTCCGGAGGCGACGTGATCGGCACGACACCCGAGGGTGCGACGGTGTTGCATCGCGTCATGGTCCCGCCGAAGACGCAGGGGACCATCGCGTCGATCGTTGCTGCGGGCTCGTACACGATCGACGATGTCATCGCGGTGCTCGACAACGGCACTGAGATCAAGATGAGCCAGTGGTGGCCGGTCCGGTACGGGCGTCCGTACAAGCGGAAGCTCGACCCGACGACTCCCTTCATGACGGGGATGCGTATCCTCGATACGTTCTTCCCGGTCGCGCTGGGCGGCAACGCCATCATCCCGGGGGGCTTCGGCACCGGCAAGACGGTCACGCAGCAGTCGCTCGCCAAGTGGGCCGACGTGGACATCATCATCTACGTGGGTTGCGGCGAGCGCGGCAACGAGATGACCGAGGTGCTCGCCGAGTTCCCGGAGCTTGACGATCCGCGTACGGGTCACAAGCTGATGGATCGTACCGTTCTGGTTGCGAACACATCGAACATGCCGGTGGCCGCTCGTGAAGCATCGATCTACACGGGCGTCACGCTGGCGGAGTACTACCGCGACATGGGCTACAACGTCGCTATGATGGCTGACTCCACCTCCCGCTGGGGCGAGGCGCTCCGCGAGGTCTCCGGCCGTCTTGAAGAGATGCCCGGTGAGGAAGGCTATCCGGCCTACCTCGCCACCCGACTCGCGAGCTTCTACGAGCGCTCCGGTCGTGTTGAAGCTCTCGGCGATGGGGACCGGGTCGGCTCGGTCACGATGGTCGGCGCGGTCTCACCTCCGGGCGGCGACATGTCCGAGCCGATGACCCAGAACTCCCTGCGTGTCACGGGTGCATTCTGGGCGCTGGATACCTCGCTTGCCCACCGCCGTCACTTCCCGGCGATCTCCTGGACCAAGTCCTACACGCTGTATCTCAGCCAGGTTCAGGACTGGTTCGAGAGCGAGGTCGCCGATGACTGGCGTGCGGTGCGCGAGCGCGCGATGTTCATCCTCCAGAAGGAAACCGAACTCCAGGAGATCGTGCAGCTGGTCGGCCCAGATGCACTGCCGGAGACCGAGAAGATCATCCTCGAGGTCGCCCGCATGATCCGCGAGGACTTCTTGCAGCAGTTCGCGTTCGACGCCATCGATGCGTACTGCCCGCCGAAGAAGGCGTACTGGATCTTGAAGACGATCCTCGCGTTCAACGACGCCGCCACCCAGGCGATGTCTCGCGGCGTGTCGCTCCGGCAGGTCCTGCAGCTCCCATCGCGCGACGAGATCTCGACCCTCAAGACCACACCGCACGACGAGGCGCTGGAGCGCATGCCCGTGCTGGTTCAGCAGATCGGTGAACAGATCGCCGGAATCGAGGTGATGTAG
- a CDS encoding V-type ATP synthase subunit B, translated as MTVEATFDRPLLSTEYRTLTYVTGPLIFVENVHHVAYNEMVAVLMPDGSERSGQVLEVSGTTAVIQVFEGTQGIDIDGTRVRFLEEVAKIDVAPELLGRILNGTGKPIDGGAPIIPERRLDITGSPINPYRRAQPADFIETGISAIDGLNTLVRGQKLPIFSGSGLPANELAAQIIRQARVKSGEEFAIVFGAMGITHREAAFFMNQFETTGALERVVFFLNLADDPTVERLLTPKCALTVAEYLAFEKDLQVLVILSDMTNYCEALREVSTAREEVPGRRGYPGYMYTDLSTIYERAGRIKGQKGSVTQLPILTMPDDDITHPIPDLTGYITEGQIVLSRHLHRRGLFPPIDVLPCLSRLMNLGIGDEKTRDDHRAVANQLYAAYAQGRDLRRLVAIVGEEALSDTDRRFLHFADEFEHQIVGQGDVGRSIEETLTIGWELMSELPMGELKRVRDFIEKYHPTAATNSGETGDI; from the coding sequence ATGACCGTGGAGGCAACATTCGACCGTCCGCTGCTCTCCACCGAGTACCGAACGCTGACGTATGTCACCGGTCCTCTGATCTTTGTGGAGAACGTGCACCACGTCGCGTACAACGAGATGGTGGCCGTGCTCATGCCAGATGGCAGCGAGCGAAGCGGCCAGGTTCTCGAGGTGTCCGGGACGACCGCGGTCATCCAGGTCTTTGAGGGCACGCAGGGCATCGACATCGATGGCACGCGCGTACGCTTCCTCGAAGAGGTCGCAAAGATCGACGTGGCCCCCGAACTACTGGGCCGCATCCTGAACGGCACCGGCAAGCCGATCGACGGCGGCGCCCCGATCATCCCGGAGCGGCGCCTTGACATCACCGGTTCGCCGATCAACCCGTACCGTCGCGCGCAGCCTGCCGACTTCATCGAGACCGGCATCTCGGCCATCGACGGTCTGAACACGCTCGTGCGCGGCCAGAAGCTCCCGATCTTCTCGGGTTCGGGTCTGCCGGCCAACGAGCTTGCGGCACAGATCATCCGCCAGGCTCGCGTCAAGTCGGGCGAGGAGTTCGCTATCGTCTTCGGCGCGATGGGCATCACCCATCGCGAAGCCGCCTTCTTCATGAACCAGTTCGAGACCACCGGTGCGCTCGAGCGAGTCGTGTTCTTCCTGAACCTCGCCGACGACCCGACGGTCGAGCGTCTGCTGACGCCGAAGTGCGCACTGACGGTGGCCGAGTATCTCGCGTTCGAGAAGGACCTGCAGGTGCTCGTAATCCTTTCGGACATGACGAACTACTGCGAGGCGCTTCGCGAAGTGTCGACCGCTCGTGAAGAGGTTCCGGGACGCCGCGGCTACCCGGGCTACATGTACACCGACCTCTCGACCATCTACGAGCGCGCCGGCCGTATCAAGGGCCAGAAGGGCTCGGTCACGCAGCTCCCGATCCTGACGATGCCCGACGACGACATCACGCACCCGATTCCCGACCTCACCGGCTACATCACCGAGGGCCAGATCGTGCTCTCGCGGCACCTGCATCGCCGCGGCCTCTTCCCGCCGATCGACGTGCTGCCGTGCCTGTCGCGCCTGATGAACCTGGGTATCGGCGACGAGAAGACGCGCGATGACCATCGCGCGGTAGCCAACCAGCTCTATGCCGCGTACGCGCAGGGCCGCGACCTTCGCCGTCTGGTCGCCATCGTCGGCGAGGAAGCGCTCTCCGACACGGACCGCCGCTTCCTGCACTTCGCCGATGAGTTCGAGCACCAGATCGTCGGCCAGGGCGACGTAGGCAGGTCCATTGAAGAGACGCTTACCATCGGCTGGGAGCTCATGAGCGAACTGCCGATGGGCGAGCTGAAGCGTGTGCGTGACTTCATTGAGAAGTACCACCCCACTGCGGCAACCAACAGCGGAGAAACGGGCGACATCTAG
- a CDS encoding V-type ATP synthase subunit D has protein sequence MEEVRPTRSELLERKQQITLAEQGMDLLKQKRDALLIEFMSVMDETLRLSNDLQRTTNEAQHSLAIAKAVDGTVSVRSAAFATRGEVTIDMTGTKIMGIAVPVVTKGESPLRTSFTRGYSITGVSSRIDETADKFERILDVIIEYADIETRLKRLGEEIQKTNRRVNALEQITVPQLREQVSYIRQALDERAREDLFRLKKVKRKIEAKKAAHGT, from the coding sequence GTGGAAGAAGTCAGGCCGACCAGATCCGAGCTGCTTGAACGCAAGCAGCAGATCACGCTTGCCGAGCAGGGCATGGACCTGCTGAAGCAGAAGCGTGACGCCCTGCTGATCGAGTTCATGTCGGTCATGGACGAGACGCTGCGGCTGAGCAATGACTTGCAGCGCACGACGAACGAGGCCCAGCACAGCCTGGCGATCGCCAAGGCCGTTGACGGCACCGTCTCGGTCCGCTCGGCGGCATTCGCGACTCGCGGCGAGGTCACCATCGACATGACCGGTACGAAGATCATGGGCATCGCGGTCCCGGTCGTGACCAAGGGCGAGAGCCCACTGCGCACGTCGTTCACGCGTGGATATTCGATCACCGGCGTCTCCTCCCGAATCGACGAGACGGCCGACAAGTTCGAGCGGATCCTCGACGTCATCATCGAGTACGCCGACATCGAGACTCGCCTCAAGCGTCTCGGCGAGGAGATCCAGAAGACCAACCGGCGCGTCAACGCGTTGGAGCAGATCACGGTGCCCCAGCTCAGGGAGCAGGTGTCCTATATCCGCCAGGCGCTCGACGAGCGGGCACGCGAAGACCTCTTTCGCCTGAAGAAGGTCAAGAGGAAGATCGAAGCGAAGAAGGCCGCGCACGGAACCTGA
- a CDS encoding nitroreductase family protein: protein MEFTDVIAKRRSVRHLNAKLTVSEEDTRALLEAAVAAPSAGNIQPWRFFIVRSAEARERLAAALHQRWAAAAPLVIVVAVDPRPCAARYGDRGEYLYAIQDTAAAAENILLAAVDRGLSSCWIGAFDQAAVAEAIGASAPITPVAVLPIGYSAESAGRPARRPLAEVTTWL from the coding sequence ATGGAGTTCACCGACGTCATAGCCAAGCGCCGCAGCGTGCGGCACCTGAACGCGAAGCTCACGGTCAGCGAGGAAGACACCCGTGCGCTGCTGGAGGCGGCCGTGGCGGCGCCGAGCGCGGGGAACATCCAGCCGTGGCGGTTCTTCATCGTGCGATCGGCAGAGGCCCGTGAGCGTCTCGCTGCGGCGCTTCACCAGCGTTGGGCCGCTGCCGCCCCGCTCGTGATCGTCGTGGCGGTGGATCCGCGTCCATGCGCGGCGCGATACGGCGATCGCGGGGAGTATCTCTACGCGATCCAGGATACGGCTGCCGCAGCCGAGAACATCCTTCTCGCGGCTGTGGACCGCGGTCTCTCGTCATGCTGGATCGGCGCGTTCGACCAGGCGGCCGTGGCCGAGGCAATCGGCGCGTCGGCTCCGATCACGCCGGTCGCCGTGCTGCCCATCGGGTACTCGGCCGAATCTGCCGGTAGGCCGGCACGTCGTCCGCTCGCCGAAGTCACCACCTGGCTCTAG
- a CDS encoding uracil-DNA glycosylase yields MSDGPPDVPLRTGAADLVALRQLIGDCHRCALGDTRTTLVFGVGDPGARLMFIGEAPGRNEDLKGEPFVGAAGKLLDELLESIGLDRSEVYIANVLKCRPPGNRDPLPAEVEVCTPFLNEQVRLISPAVIATLGNHATHQVLGTERPISALRGRLFQVDGRRVVPIFHPAAALYDQSKRGILFDDFKRLRAVLDAAAADEGSAADDPEQPALF; encoded by the coding sequence GTGTCGGACGGGCCACCAGATGTTCCTCTTCGCACAGGTGCCGCGGACCTGGTCGCGCTGCGCCAGCTGATCGGCGACTGTCACCGCTGCGCTCTCGGCGACACGCGGACGACGCTCGTCTTCGGTGTCGGCGATCCGGGAGCGAGGCTCATGTTCATCGGAGAAGCGCCCGGTCGCAACGAGGACTTGAAGGGTGAGCCGTTCGTGGGGGCGGCGGGCAAACTGCTGGACGAGCTGCTCGAGAGTATCGGGCTCGACCGCAGCGAGGTCTACATCGCCAACGTGCTCAAGTGTCGTCCACCGGGGAACCGGGACCCGCTGCCCGCGGAGGTCGAGGTGTGCACCCCGTTCCTCAACGAGCAGGTGCGACTGATCTCGCCGGCCGTCATCGCGACGCTCGGCAACCACGCCACGCACCAGGTACTGGGCACCGAGCGCCCGATCTCCGCGCTCAGGGGCAGGCTGTTCCAGGTGGATGGCCGACGCGTGGTGCCCATATTCCATCCAGCGGCTGCGCTTTACGACCAGTCGAAACGCGGGATCCTGTTCGACGACTTCAAGCGGCTGCGTGCGGTCCTCGACGCGGCCGCCGCCGATGAAGGCTCGGCGGCCGATGATCCCGAACAGCCGGCGCTCTTCTAG
- the tsaE gene encoding tRNA (adenosine(37)-N6)-threonylcarbamoyltransferase complex ATPase subunit type 1 TsaE: MDLEFMTADEAATVGAGELLGPLLRAGDVVALAGDLGAGKTQLVKGVARALGVGDAVTSPTFNLLLVHPGSLPLYHFDLYRLEREEDLEEIGFYETVEGNGVSMIEWGDRFPLSLPDDRLLVTIHRTGDDERLFELHPCGARATALATAWLNVLGAERTSR, encoded by the coding sequence GTGGATCTGGAGTTCATGACAGCGGATGAAGCTGCGACCGTCGGTGCGGGCGAGTTGCTCGGCCCCCTGCTGCGTGCAGGGGACGTCGTGGCGCTCGCCGGCGATCTCGGCGCGGGCAAGACCCAGCTGGTGAAGGGCGTGGCCCGCGCACTCGGCGTGGGCGATGCGGTCACCAGTCCCACGTTCAACCTGCTGCTCGTGCACCCGGGGTCGCTGCCCCTCTACCACTTCGACCTCTACCGCCTGGAGCGCGAGGAGGATCTCGAGGAGATCGGCTTCTACGAGACGGTCGAAGGGAATGGCGTGTCGATGATCGAATGGGGCGATCGCTTCCCCCTGTCGCTGCCGGATGATCGGCTGCTGGTGACGATCCACCGCACGGGAGATGACGAGCGTCTATTCGAGCTGCACCCGTGCGGCGCACGCGCCACCGCACTGGCTACAGCGTGGTTGAATGTGCTCGGCGCCGAGCGGACTTCCCGATGA
- the tsaB gene encoding tRNA (adenosine(37)-N6)-threonylcarbamoyltransferase complex dimerization subunit type 1 TsaB — protein MRPFLALDTATDHLALAIGDLDAPGAVLAAADFRAPRAANTVVLLAAERLMESIALEPASLEAVAVGRGPGSFTGVRIGAATAKGLAHGLCVPLVGFGTLDAVAHNVGAEGLIGVVGDAMRGEVYPALFRAHAGTVVRLVRDRVAPPGQIAAEWAALGETVLLTGNGVAKHEGVLLAALGERGVLASERLRVPNGPSILAAAWAADGDRTLMAIRGLERDAAYAAAHPGAMLPIYTRLSDAEEAERVRAGGESSLPDGGVAGPGEARA, from the coding sequence ATGAGGCCGTTTCTCGCCCTCGACACGGCGACCGATCACCTCGCGCTCGCCATCGGCGACCTGGATGCGCCCGGGGCGGTGCTCGCGGCGGCCGACTTCCGGGCGCCTCGCGCGGCGAACACGGTCGTACTACTGGCGGCGGAGCGGCTGATGGAGAGCATCGCGCTCGAGCCCGCATCGCTTGAAGCGGTGGCCGTCGGTCGTGGTCCGGGCTCGTTCACCGGGGTCAGGATCGGCGCGGCGACCGCCAAAGGCCTGGCACACGGTCTCTGTGTGCCACTCGTCGGCTTCGGGACGCTCGACGCGGTCGCGCACAACGTCGGAGCCGAAGGGCTCATCGGAGTCGTGGGAGACGCCATGCGTGGCGAGGTGTACCCGGCGCTCTTCCGCGCCCACGCCGGCACGGTCGTGCGTCTCGTGCGGGACCGTGTCGCCCCCCCCGGTCAGATCGCGGCCGAGTGGGCGGCGCTCGGCGAGACCGTCTTGCTCACCGGAAACGGCGTTGCCAAGCACGAGGGCGTGCTTCTCGCTGCGCTCGGTGAGCGCGGCGTGCTCGCGTCCGAGCGCCTGCGCGTCCCGAACGGCCCCTCCATCCTCGCCGCGGCGTGGGCGGCGGATGGCGATCGCACGCTCATGGCGATTCGCGGACTCGAGCGCGACGCCGCATATGCCGCGGCCCATCCGGGAGCCATGCTGCCGATCTACACGCGCCTTTCCGACGCCGAAGAGGCGGAACGTGTGCGCGCGGGCGGGGAGTCCTCGTTGCCGGACGGCGGCGTGGCCGGTCCGGGGGAGGCGCGAGCATGA
- the tsaD gene encoding tRNA (adenosine(37)-N6)-threonylcarbamoyltransferase complex transferase subunit TsaD, protein MTIRQLVVSDIPGVLEIENASFAAPWTEGMLRSELGRVDRAWYVAEHDGDVAAYGGIMVVGPDAHLMDIAVDPAHRGRGLARALIAALAAEAVARGAARMTLEVCESNAGALAVYASCGFDATGRRTGYYPETGEDALVLWSRPLVPQVRAVDAARTGEDLVLAIETSCDETAASVMRGGREELASVVASQVDFHARFGGVVPEIASRKHTEAVVAVVDEALAKAGVRFSDLHALAVTRGPGLVGALVVGLAYAKGVALATGLPLVGVNHLEGHIYAARLLDPNLEAPLVALLVSGGHTAIVHVTEWGRYEVLGRTLDDAAGEAFDKVAKLLGLGYPGGPVLSRLAVDGDPAAIPFPRAMMRSGNLDVSLSGLKTAVIQYVEAERAAGRELRVPDIAASFQAAVVDVQVAKTLRAAVDHGARTVVLAGGVAANPALREGLRAALADASISLSVPPLELCTDNASMIAAAAHDRLAEGRVLGLGADAMPNMRLGGPTH, encoded by the coding sequence ATGACGATCCGCCAGCTCGTGGTGTCGGACATCCCTGGCGTGCTCGAGATAGAGAACGCGAGTTTCGCCGCACCCTGGACCGAGGGCATGCTGCGCAGTGAACTCGGCAGGGTGGACCGGGCGTGGTACGTAGCGGAGCACGATGGCGACGTGGCGGCGTACGGCGGCATCATGGTCGTCGGTCCCGATGCACACCTGATGGACATCGCAGTCGACCCTGCGCACCGGGGCCGCGGTCTCGCTCGTGCCCTGATCGCCGCCCTCGCTGCCGAGGCGGTGGCCCGCGGCGCAGCGCGGATGACGCTCGAGGTGTGCGAGTCGAACGCCGGGGCGCTCGCGGTCTACGCATCGTGCGGCTTTGACGCGACAGGCCGCCGGACGGGCTACTACCCCGAGACCGGTGAGGATGCGCTCGTGCTGTGGTCCAGGCCGCTCGTGCCGCAGGTGCGAGCCGTAGATGCGGCCCGTACGGGCGAGGACCTCGTGCTGGCCATAGAGACCTCCTGTGACGAGACGGCCGCCTCCGTCATGCGTGGCGGACGCGAGGAGCTCGCGTCGGTTGTGGCGAGCCAGGTCGACTTCCACGCACGCTTCGGAGGCGTGGTGCCGGAGATCGCTTCGCGCAAGCACACCGAGGCTGTCGTGGCCGTGGTCGACGAGGCGCTTGCGAAGGCCGGCGTACGCTTCAGCGATCTGCACGCGCTCGCCGTCACGCGGGGCCCGGGCCTCGTGGGCGCACTCGTCGTCGGCCTCGCGTACGCGAAGGGCGTCGCGCTCGCCACGGGCCTCCCGCTCGTTGGGGTGAACCACCTCGAGGGGCACATCTACGCGGCGCGCCTGCTCGACCCGAACCTCGAGGCGCCACTCGTGGCGCTGCTCGTTTCAGGGGGTCACACGGCGATCGTCCACGTGACCGAATGGGGTCGCTACGAGGTGCTCGGACGCACGCTCGACGATGCGGCGGGAGAGGCGTTCGACAAGGTGGCGAAGCTCCTCGGCCTGGGGTATCCGGGCGGGCCCGTCCTCTCGCGCCTCGCAGTTGACGGCGATCCGGCCGCCATACCCTTCCCGCGCGCGATGATGCGAAGTGGGAACCTCGATGTGTCGCTCTCGGGTCTCAAGACAGCGGTCATCCAGTACGTGGAGGCCGAGAGGGCGGCGGGCCGTGAACTGCGCGTGCCGGACATAGCCGCGTCGTTCCAGGCAGCGGTGGTCGACGTCCAGGTGGCGAAGACCCTGCGTGCGGCAGTGGATCACGGTGCGCGGACTGTGGTGCTCGCCGGCGGCGTTGCGGCCAACCCCGCACTGCGCGAGGGGCTGCGGGCGGCACTCGCGGATGCGAGCATCTCGCTGTCGGTGCCGCCGCTCGAGTTGTGCACGGACAACGCCTCGATGATCGCGGCCGCTGCGCACGACCGCCTTGCCGAAGGACGGGTGCTCGGACTCGGCGCGGATGCGATGCCGAACATGCGGCTTGGCGGACCCACGCACTAA
- a CDS encoding co-chaperone GroES: MNLKPLFDNVVVKPAKADEQTKSGIFLPDTAKEKPQKGEIVAVGEGRWEDEGVKRLPMDVKVGDVVIYKEWGKTSIKIDGEEYFIMSQSDILAVVQG; encoded by the coding sequence ATGAACCTGAAGCCGCTGTTCGATAACGTCGTCGTCAAGCCGGCGAAGGCCGATGAGCAGACCAAGAGCGGAATCTTCCTGCCCGATACGGCCAAGGAGAAGCCCCAGAAGGGCGAGATCGTGGCTGTGGGCGAGGGCCGCTGGGAAGACGAAGGCGTCAAGCGCCTGCCGATGGACGTCAAGGTCGGTGACGTCGTCATCTACAAGGAGTGGGGCAAGACTTCGATCAAGATCGACGGCGAGGAGTACTTCATCATGTCGCAGAGCGACATCCTCGCGGTCGTGCAGGGCTAA